AAGGATGGACTGATCttgctatcgagagagagagagagagagagagagagagagagagagagagagagagagagagagttgtgaatgCAATAGTATCTTATACCTAATAAAATGAGAAATGTCAAATTgtccatgatgagagagagagagagagagagagagagagagagagagagagagagagagagagagagagagtgttgctaATGTAATAGTATCTTATACCTGATAAAATGAGAGATGAAAAATTGTCTATaatgagaacagagagagagagagagagagagagagagagagagagagagagagagagagagagagagaaatgtatttgCCACAGGTATGATATTAGCTAGTAATAACAGATAGGTCTGTGGAGAAGAAAATGAGCATTTTTTTGGCTTTCATCTTTTTGAAGATGAAAGTTAATATTTAGATGATCTACTGTGAAGTGGTTTGAAGTTCTtcgtttttactttttattttggtaaaagtaatttttttcattctctctctctctctctctctctctctctctctctctctctctctctctctctctctctctctctctcatatgatggaCAAATTGTCATCTCTCATTTTATCAGGTATAAGATAATATTACattcgcaactctctctctctctctctctctctctctcggttctcATTGTGGACAATATTaccttcaaaactctctctctctctctctctctctcctctctctctctctctctctctctctctctctctctctctctctctctctctcataatggacaATTTTTCATCTCATTTTATCAGGTATAAGATACTTTTACattcgcaactctctctctctctctctcctctctctctctctctctctctctctctctctctctctctctctctctctctctctctctctctctgtcttctcatAATGAACAATTTTTCATCTCATTTTATCAGTTATAAGATATTACattcgcaactctctctctctctctctctctctctctcctctctctctctctctctctctctctctctctctcagtaatacaaACTTCAAATTTGCGTATTTATCTTCTCTACCAACTTCCAACGCACTCTGGTAGAGCAATCTTAAATTTGCTTTTTCTCACCAATGCTCTGAAATAAAAACGAATGATCTCTACTGCCAAACTTTAAAACAGTATTAATCTATTTCAGAAAAAATATTCCAAATTTGTATTATCTCCAAGGATATGTAAATTCGCCTACATATATTCATTACTCGTATCAAATCCTTCCTATGGCATTTACTCCTTCGACTGATCTGGATTGCATAACCCAGGTTATCATTGGATGATataagttttttattcttttttcctgaagatatgtatatacatatatatacatatatatacatacttatatatatgttatatatatatataaattataatatgtatacatatatatatatgtgtgtgtatatgtaatgtatatatatatatatatatatatatatatatatatatatatatatatgtatatatatatgtatatatatacagtatatatatatatatatatatatatacagtatatatatatacatatactgtatatatatatatatatatatataccataatttgGAGAAAAATAAAGTCAGAAGAGTACAATCTtcattttcaggagagagagagagagagagagagagagagagagagagagagagagagagagagattactaaaaaGAATGTATTAATGTCATAACAGCATGATAATACTGCATTTATGTGTATTTCATATAAAGTATACACAAAGCTTATGATCTCACACATGTAGGAGGCTTCCCTTATGAAGTGTGCCAATGCGTATAGATGCGTATGATCCTCTGTGTAACGCAAATCACTTCCTGAATTGTACAGACACTCCCTGTACATTCCCATCTTCTTTCCAGACATGTACAGGACTTGTAGCATCGTATACTTTCGAGTACGGTTCGCTCAAATCTTTGTTTGTTTAAAAGTGAGACGAAAATTAGGACACCAAGACAAGTTTTTATTCAACGCCTTTCCTTCAGACCCCAGGGGCCCCCAACCCCCCCTTCCCGGGGGGGGGGACGTCCCCCTCCCCCAAGCATTAAAAATCACACTCGACGTGAGGTCACTGACAGAACAGCCAACCATCATTATGCAACTTGCAACTGTGTTGCATCAGAAGAAAATATAACCTCGAGTTCATATTATCAGCCTGACTTGTTTCGAGAAATACTGAATTCTTCCAGGCTTTTGAAGcccacagtattcaagaagttttattccagccgtgaccaagctCTGGAATGGTCTCCCCgatcaggaagttgaatcggtggaacttggaAAGTTCAGGCTGTCATAAGGCTCTCTTTATAgtatgaatgatctatttttagtgttgtttctcttcttaagatatttcatattaattgttcaattGTTTTTCTGGTTGttaatttctctatttcctttcctaactaggctgttttcctcttttggagcccttgagcttatagcatccttcttttccaattagggttctggcttagatgataatgataataataatgataataataataatctatgaataGATAGAGGTAACTAGCGGTGTGTACGTAATAGTATTTGACGCGCTGCTAAAGAGCCTTGGTGCGCATGTTTTCTACAATAGAAGcagttaatatataaatgtatcagtAACCTTCTAATTTAATTACAAATCAACGTTAACCAATAACATACAAATAAGGTAAATCTGTAGATAAAGAACAAAATTAACTTCAATCTCTCCTATCTACCAACACAGGGCAGAGGAACCTTCAAGACTCTGCCTGCCCTAATTACTGTCATTTATTGCCTATTTACATGAAAGTCTAATGACAGTGGAGGTAACAGTCACGTCTTATAACGTCTTAATTGCTTGATAATTAAAAGTCtttgggggggggagagaaagtgattgtaaccgTGTCACAAGTAATTACTGTTGTTCTATTACTCGTCTGTTTTTGACAGGTAAAAGCAAGCATTTAAAACAAGCATTTACACAGAAGCTTCTTGAAAGCTAAGCCGTGACAGAGaagaaaatagatattttcatCCCATGATAATGTAtcttcatagatatttttttttattcggtatCATAAGCTTTGAGTTCTTTCTTGTTACTGAAGATTTTCGTTAACTAGTTCAAGTGGTTGGTTAGTTTTTTTTCTGTCTAATGCTGAGGAAGACACGATCGATCcacaagtatatatactgtatatatattattattattattattatcattattattattactattattattattattattactagccaatctacaaccctagttggaaaagagagatgctataagcccgagggctccaacagggaaaaatagcccagtgaggaaaggaaataaggaaataaatatatgatgagaataaattaacaatatatcattctaaaaacagtaacagcgtcaaaacagatatgtcttatataagctattaacaacgtcaaaaacagatgtcatatataaacaatatatatatatatatatatatatatatataaatatatgtatatacatacatatacacatattatatccatatatatagatatatatatatatatatatatatatatatatatatatatatatatatatatacatacatatacacatattatatccatatatatatatatatatatatatatatatatatatcggtcacgcccagctctctgCATCCCTCTGGaaaggagagaggaagtagtcataccctgttgaaagGGGTggttgaatgtgcgtgtgtgtgcatgtctgtcaAAATAGTCAGCCGTCATTTAGTACGGGTCGTGTActctagtgaaatatatatatatatatatatatatatatatatatatatatatatatatatatatatatatatatatatatatatataaccccaatAATAGGCCATTAATCCAAATTACCACCCGCCTCTAAATATCATAAATTCAAATGAATGGAATACATGAGCTCCTATAGTAATCCAGCGGACGTGTTCCTTACGTAAACGGAAACACAAGTGAAGCAAGCGAGTATTGTCTCTCTTTAGGGAGAAAAAATTGGCTGTCGGAAGTCTTCAAAGCAACCTCTGTTATTTAGGCCTCTTAGTGTCTCACGGTTAAATGAAAAAGACCGCTTGTGTAAGAGAGTAACGAGTTCTTGCGGttggtgtttgtgtatgtgcgtgtgtgtgtgtgtgaaatggtgGAATATATTCCACGAAAAGCCTTTCTCATGCTCTTGTTTCCTTTCACCTTCCTGAATGTATTTTGAATGAGCTGCATTTTAATTTCGTCagaatctgtcgagtagttttgacgttatctttaaaatggtgaaactgcaaatccggatctagaatccagatccgaatcgtcttcaaaatttaatgaagtcgtccatgacctaagatctatctgtggtgaacatttcttcaaaattcgttgagtaattttgacgtaatcctgtccacaggcacactgacagacaaataaataaacgaacTCGATCGATGTTAAGATCGTCTTGGATGCTGCCAGCGATCTTGAGATCGTATCGGATGCCTCCAGCGATCTTGAGACCATCTCGGATTCGGCCAGTGATCTTGAGATCGTCTCGGATGCTGCTAGCTATCTTAAGATCATCTCGAATGCTGCCAGCGAACTTAAGATGGTCTCGGGTACTGCTAGCGATCTTAAGATCTTCTTGGATGCTGCTATTCATCTTGAGGTCGTCTCAGATGCTGCCAGTGATCTTAAGATCTTCTTGGATGCACTCTGCGATCTTGAGTTCGTCTCAGATGCTGCTAATCATCTTAAGATCGTCTCAAATGCTGTTAGCAATCTTAAGATCATCTCGGATGCCTCCAACAGTCTTACGATCGTCTCGGATGCTGCCAGCCAACTTGTGATTATCTTCGATGCTGCTAGCGATCCTAAGATCATCTCATTGCCTCACTCGATCTTAAAATCATCTCGGATGCTGCCATGCGATCTTAAGATCGTCTCGTATGCTGCCGCGTGATCTTGAGATTGTCTCGGATGCTGCCACCGATCTTGAGATCATCTCAGATGCTGCCAACGATCTTAAGATCATCTTGGATGCTACCAGTGATTTTAAGATCGTCTCGGATGCCTCTTGCGATCTTAAGATCGTCTCGGATGCCTCCTCCAGTGATCTTAAGAGCATCTCAGATGACTCCAGACATCTTAAGATTGACTCAGATGCCTCCAGCTATCTTGAGACTATCTCGGATGCCTCCAACAATCTTAAGATCATCTCAGTTGCTGCCAGCGATCTCAAGATCGTCTCTGATGCTGCCAGCAATCTTGAGGCCATCTCAGATGCCTCCAGAGATCTTAAGATCATCTCAGAAGCCTCCAGAGGTCTTAAGATCGTGTCCGATGCTGCTAACTATCTTGAGACCATCTCGGATGCCTCCAACAAACTTAAAATCGTCTCGGATGCCTCCAGAGATCGTAAGATCATCTTGGATGCCTCAAACAATCTTGAGACCATCTTGGATGTCTCCAGCAATCTTACAATCGTCTCAGATGCTTATAGAGGTCTTAAGATCGTCTCAGATGCTTATAGAGGTCTTAAGATCGTCTCTGATGCGGCCAGCAATCTTCAGACCATCTCAGAGGCCTCCAACGATCTTAAAATCGTCTCAGATGCCTCCAGAGATCTTAAGATCATCTCAGATGCGGCCAGCAATCTTGAGATCGTCTTGGATGCTGCCAGCGTTCTTAAGATCATCTCAGAAGCTGCCAGCAATCTTTAGATCGTCTCAGATGCTGCCAGCAATCTTAAGATCGTCTCGGATGCCTCCAGAGATCTTAAATCGTCTCTGATGTTGCCAGTGATCTTAAATCCTCTCGGATGCGGCCACCAATCTGAAGATCATCTCAGATGCCGCCAGCAATCTTAGGATTGATTTGGATGCTGCCAGCAATGTTAAGATCCTTTTGGAGGCCTCCAGCTATCTTAAGATCGTCTCGGATGCCTCCAGCGATCTTAAGATCCTCGCGGTTACTCCCAGCCAACTTGATATCATCTCAGATGCTGCCAGTGATCTTAAGATCATCTCAGATGCCTCCACCAATCTTAAGATCTTCATGGATGCCTCCAGCGATCTCAAGATCGTCTCGGATGCTGCCAGCGATCTTGAGATCATCTCGGATGCTGCCAGCCATATTGAAACCATTTTAGCTGCCTCCAGCGATCTTAAGATCTTCTTGGATGCCTCCAGCAATCTCAAGATCGTATCGGATGCTGCCAGCCATATTGAAACCATTTTAGATGCCTCCAGCGATCTTAAGATCATCTCGGATACTGTCAGTCCCTGCGCTATCCATCCCTTCGCCAAGCAAATGCGTGCTTGATTTTCCACCTGATTGCGATCCATGGTTGGATGCCTTCGATGACTGGCGAGAAAGAAGGATGGAAGGGGAAAATGGTGATTTGTACAATCGTGGAGGGAAAAGCGAAATGGAACGAGGAAATGGAGAATTATTTTGCGTTTCGTTTACAAAGTATGGACGTCGTGAGAGTCAAATCAATGAAAGATAGGCGGCGATTAGTGATTCCGTGCTCCGGTGAAAGCATTTTTAGGTGCGCTTTTTGGAAATTGCTTTAGATAGCTGGAGTGATTAAAACTTGCATTTAGACTTATTTTTGTGGCTTTGGTGTTATAAGTTGGCATGAGATTCAAGTTTTACTTAGTAATTTTACTTTTTGATAAATATATCTTCGATCTTAGGATGATGTAGAACTTAGATCATTTTTGGTTCCAGGTAATTTTTGGTCTTGATTTTGTAGGGTATCAAAttagataattttcaaattataagattatatatataattatatataataatatataatttttcagttgAAGTTTATCCAAAGGGAAACGAAGATCTCTTTTATTAATGCTTttgttttagaaataaaataaagaaggatagaattatgaaaaaaataatttacggATATTTGAATATTTCAGAACGAAGACCATGATGGTTTTTTCAAGTTGTATATTGTATAGACATTTAACCTTCACATATagtatattttactattttttgaCATGTATATTTTAGtctttgtctatatatatgtatatatatatatatatatatatatatatatatatatatacatatgtatatatacatatatatatatatatatatatatatatatatatatatatatgtttgtatatgtatgtatgtgtgtatgtatatgtgtatatgtatgtatatatatatatatatatatatatatatatatatatatatatatatatatatacatatatatattatccgtcACTAGTCTACTGAagaaaaaaagcctcagacatgtccttccacatgcgtctgttggtggtctttctatgtcagtctatatccACAAACTGTCTTAgcatgtcaatccatcgtcttctcttcctttccctgcttcttttgcagcaACCGCTTCAAAGTCATCAGCTATAGTATAATGTACTCAataacaatcctctctctctctctctctctctctctctctctctctctctctctctctctctctctctctctctctctctcctagaatcaGTTTATTCTGTAATCTCGGCTGTAAAACAATGCATTTGTAATTAATCTTAGAGtcatttcctgatatatatatatatatatatatatatatatatatatatatatatatatatatatatatatatatatatttatatatatatatatatatatatatatatatatatatatatatatatatatttatgtgtatttatatatgtatttatatttatatatatttatatatatgtatatatatatatatagagagagagagagagagagagagagagagagagagagagagagagagagagagagagagagagagagagagaattgattgcaTTTAACAGACAAACGAATAAAATCTAATTATGATAACGTGAAAATCACATTCTGCCAATCTTCCTCATTAAACTGATAAGAGAATTGGTAATTGATTCTAAAAGATAATGAACGTAGGCCCTATTTCTTACTTGACTTTAATAATCGCTACTTTCTCTTCGATTTTTTGGTAAATAGAAAGTCATTGCTCTGTGAAACGTTTAAAGGTCTGAAGATGGATGTAAGATAATAAAATGTGTTCTGTATATGTCAATGAGAGGATGTTGATATTACGTGTTGCGTGAAATGTTCGTAAGTgtaaacgtgtttttcatgttgAGAATTTGTTCACATTCACTACatacgatcacacacacacacacacatatatatatatatatatatgtatatatatatatatatatatatatatatatatatatatactgtatatatataaatatatatatgtatatattatatactgtatatatatatatatatatatatatatatatgtatatatatatatttatatatatatatatatgtatatatatgtatatatatatatatatatatatatgtatatatatatatatatgtatgtatgtatacatatatatactgcatatatatgaatatatatatatatatatatatatatatatatatatatgcatatatttatgcatatgtatatgtatatgtatatatatatatatatatatatatatatttatatatatatacatacatacatacatacagatactgtACTCTTCCTACAACTTTACTTAAATCCCTATATTCTAGTCAAGGATGATATTAACTTTAACGCTAATATTTATTACGTTCATCATATTTATAGTTGATGGATCCTCACtaagtattattattgaattcataAGCAATATATTGCAAAGATTAGTTGTTGATAGGGACCATAGTGACCATAGGAATCtaacatctggtgttcctcaaggtagtgtttttGACTCTTGATCTTTCATTTTGTTGCTCATGCAGATGATACTATTCTCTTTACATCGATCCTACTCTCCAGTTGTAGACCTTTATTTGCTGTATCTCTTTACAGAGATATTGACATACTGTAATTATTGCGTAGTGCAAATCTTGCAAAGTATGTATTATTGTTAGTAAGTCTTAAAAATTGATTCTCCCCTACAATGtgtgctatttttcttgttggagcccctgggcttatagcatgctgcttttccaactagggttgtagcttagtaagtaaataataataatgataataataatgataataataataataataataataataataataataataataaaaataataataataataaaaataataataataaataatattaataataataataatatacagctcATTCAGCATTCTATTTGAGATTCTTACTTACATATTCCTTTTTTGTGAAACATatctggtctgtttcttcttcaattgaatgaaaaatgtgttgatcataaaagaaaatagattcttttatccctccatattttgaatattgttttcctctgtgttcttcagctgttgactttatttttatattgtacGAAAAATATAACAGCTTGAAGACAATTAGATTCCTTATTCCTGATGTATATATTAATCTCTTGCATCAACCAATCAGCTTTTTGTTTGCTgtaaaaattactatcattctgaTTAACCTTCTCCTTCAGATCCTCACAGActataccaagttgtggaatgatcttcctaatcgggtagttgaattagtagaacttcaaaagttcaaagttggagcagatgtttttatgttgaccaggctgacatgagtctttttattgtttatatatgacatatctgtttttgacgttgctaatagtttatataggacatatcagttttgacgttgttaatagcttatatatgacatatctgtttttgtcgttgttaatagtttatatagatcatatctgttttgacgttgttaatagtttatataggacatatctgttttgacgttgttaatagtttatataggatatatctgtttttgacgttgttaatagtttatataggacatatctgttttgacgttgttaatagtttatataggacatatctgtttttgacgttgttaatagtttatataggacataactgttttgacgttgttactgttttagaatgatttatttttaacttgttctcatcatttatttattcccttatttcctttcctcactgggctatttttccctgttggagcccttggccttatagcatcttgcttttcc
This DNA window, taken from Palaemon carinicauda isolate YSFRI2023 chromosome 10, ASM3689809v2, whole genome shotgun sequence, encodes the following:
- the LOC137648345 gene encoding serine-aspartate repeat-containing protein I-like gives rise to the protein MKKTACIVLDAASDLEIVSDASSDLETISDSASDLEIVSDAASYLKIISNAASELKMVSGTASDLKIFLDAAIHLEVVSDAASDLKIFLDALCDLEFVSDAANHLKIVSNAVSNLKIISDASNSLTIVSDAASQLIVSDAATDLEIISDAANDLKIILDATSDFKIVSDASCDLKIVSDASSSDLKSISDDSRHLKIDSDASSYLETISDASNNLKIISVAASDLKIVSDAASNLEAISDASRDLKIISEASRGLKIVSDAANYLETISDASNKLKIVSDASRDRKIILDASNNLETILDVSSNLTIVSDAYRGLKIVSDAYRGLKIVSDAASNLQTISEASNDLKIVSDASRDLKIISDAASNLEIVLDAASIISDAASNLRIDLDAASNVKILLEASSYLKIVSDASSDLKILAVTPSQLDIISDAASDLKIISDASTNLKIFMDASSDLKIVSDAASDLEIISDAASHIETILAASSDLKIFLDASSNLKIVSDAASHIETILDASSDLKIISDTVSPCAIHPFAKQMRA